A single genomic interval of Daucus carota subsp. sativus chromosome 1, DH1 v3.0, whole genome shotgun sequence harbors:
- the LOC108205902 gene encoding protein LSD1, which produces MQSQLVCSGCRTILLYPRGAANVCCAVCNVVTTVPPPGLEMSQLICGGCRTLLMYTRGASSVRCSCCHTVNLVPASGQVAHVNCGNCRTTLMYPYGAPSVKCAVCHYVTNVNMGNARVPIPALRPSGVATSASTASTSPAIPRPQSQTVVVQNPMSVDESGKLVSNVVVGVTT; this is translated from the exons ATGCAGAGTCAGCTAGTGTGCAGTGGGTGTAGGACCATTCTTCTCTATCCAAGAGGAGCCGCAAACGTATGTTGTGCAGTTTGCAATGTAGTTACTACGGTACCACCACCTG GATTGGAAATGTCCCAACTAATATGTGGAGGTTGCCGTACATTGCTAATGTATACTCGTGGAGCTTCGAGTGTGAGATGCTCGTGCTGTCACACAGTGAACCTTGTGCCAG CATCGGGTCAGGTTGCTCATGTCAATTGTGGCAATTGCCGTACAACACTGATGTATCCATATGGAGCTCCATCAGTCAAATGCGCGGTTTGTCATTATGTGACAAATGTCAAT ATGGGTAATGCAAGGGTCCCAATTCCTGCACTGAGACCGAGCGGGGTGGCAACATCTGCATCAACAGCCTCTACTTCACCG GCAATACCACGTCCTCAAAGTCAAACCGTTGTCGTTCAGAACCCAATGTCAGTTGATGAAAGTGGAAAACTG GTGAGCAATGTTGT
- the LOC108212387 gene encoding uncharacterized protein LOC108212387 isoform X1 — translation MERTSETPGDDESYHGWRIDKFDFESPVVSGTPVKALKVDRTGLAAACGQCSSSMPCRTPLADVSNKPFLGGRQQRHSLLRSCLYSRVIFYQARTCNLRGVAPPPQHPHGDHECW, via the exons ATGGAGCGG ACTTCGGAAACTCCGGGAGATGATGAGTCGTATCATGGTTGGAGGATTGATAAATTTGATTTCGAATCGCCTGTTGTGTCCG GTACCCCTGTCAAGGCACTCAAAGTCGACCGGACCGGACTCGCTGCCGCCTGTGGTCAGTGCTCAAGCAGTATGCCGTGTAGAACTCCTCTAGCTGATGTTTCTAATAAGCCTTTCTTGGGTGGTAGGCAG CAACGGCACTCCCTCCTCAGAAGTTGTCTCTACAGTCGGGTCATATTTTATCAGGCGAGAACT TGCAATCTCAGAGGCGTTGCTCCTCCCCCTCAACACCCCCATGGGGACCACGAGTGTTGGTGA
- the LOC108212387 gene encoding uncharacterized protein LOC108212387 isoform X2 produces the protein MERTSETPGDDESYHGWRIDKFDFESPVVSGTPVKALKVDRTGLAAACGQCSSSMPCRTPLADVSNKPFLGGRQQRHSLLRSCLYSRVIFYQARTVSCYVS, from the exons ATGGAGCGG ACTTCGGAAACTCCGGGAGATGATGAGTCGTATCATGGTTGGAGGATTGATAAATTTGATTTCGAATCGCCTGTTGTGTCCG GTACCCCTGTCAAGGCACTCAAAGTCGACCGGACCGGACTCGCTGCCGCCTGTGGTCAGTGCTCAAGCAGTATGCCGTGTAGAACTCCTCTAGCTGATGTTTCTAATAAGCCTTTCTTGGGTGGTAGGCAG CAACGGCACTCCCTCCTCAGAAGTTGTCTCTACAGTCGGGTCATATTTTATCAGGCGAGAACTGTAAGTTGTTATGTCTCTTAA
- the LOC108212387 gene encoding uncharacterized protein LOC108212387 isoform X3 translates to MERTSETPGDDESYHGWRIDKFDFESPVVSGTPVKALKVDRTGLAAACGQCSSSMPCRTPLADVSNKPFLGGRQQRHSLLRSCLYSRVIFYQARTI, encoded by the exons ATGGAGCGG ACTTCGGAAACTCCGGGAGATGATGAGTCGTATCATGGTTGGAGGATTGATAAATTTGATTTCGAATCGCCTGTTGTGTCCG GTACCCCTGTCAAGGCACTCAAAGTCGACCGGACCGGACTCGCTGCCGCCTGTGGTCAGTGCTCAAGCAGTATGCCGTGTAGAACTCCTCTAGCTGATGTTTCTAATAAGCCTTTCTTGGGTGGTAGGCAG CAACGGCACTCCCTCCTCAGAAGTTGTCTCTACAGTCGGGTCATATTTTATCAGGCGAGAACT ATTTAA